A region of Massilia sp. WG5 DNA encodes the following proteins:
- the arsH gene encoding arsenical resistance protein ArsH: MSNLPNIKPALLDLPTLGKLEPSADMDHPPRILLLYGSLRERSFSRFLTWEAARILEHFGADVKIFDPTELPMVGSVPETHPKVVELRELCLWSEGQVWCSPERHGAITAVMKNQIDWIPLEQGAIRPSQGRTLAVMQVCGGSQSFNVVNTLRLLGRWMRMVTIPNQSSVPMAYKEFDDAGRMRPSAYYDRVVDVMEELFKFTLLLRGRTDYLNDRYSERNERARKAIDRQIEKL; the protein is encoded by the coding sequence ATGTCAAACCTCCCCAACATCAAGCCAGCGCTGCTGGACCTGCCTACCCTCGGCAAGCTGGAACCCAGCGCTGACATGGACCATCCGCCGCGCATCCTGCTGCTGTACGGCTCCTTGCGCGAACGCTCCTTCAGCCGCTTCCTGACCTGGGAAGCGGCGCGCATCCTCGAGCATTTCGGCGCCGACGTGAAGATCTTCGACCCGACCGAGCTGCCCATGGTCGGCAGCGTACCCGAGACCCACCCGAAGGTGGTCGAACTGCGCGAGCTGTGCCTGTGGTCGGAAGGCCAGGTATGGTGCAGCCCGGAGCGCCACGGCGCGATCACGGCCGTGATGAAGAACCAGATCGACTGGATTCCGCTCGAGCAGGGCGCGATCCGCCCGAGCCAGGGCCGCACGCTGGCGGTGATGCAGGTCTGCGGCGGCTCGCAATCGTTCAACGTGGTGAACACCCTGCGCCTGCTGGGACGCTGGATGCGCATGGTCACGATCCCGAACCAGTCCTCGGTGCCGATGGCCTACAAGGAGTTCGACGACGCCGGGCGCATGCGTCCCTCCGCCTACTACGACCGCGTGGTCGACGTGATGGAAGAGCTGTTCAAGTTCACCCTGCTGCTGCGCGGCCGCACCGATTACCTGAACGACCGCTACAGCGAGCGTAACGAGCGGGCGCGCAAGGCGATCGACCGGCAGATCGAGAAGCTGTAG